A window from Akkermansia muciniphila encodes these proteins:
- a CDS encoding nickel-dependent hydrogenase large subunit, with product MSNYTSADVPESSRVVIDPVTRIEGHLRVEMEAGDGVIKNAWTSTTQYRGIEVIACKRDPRDVWAFVERICGVCTGTHAIAALAAVEDALQYPVPVQVRLMRDLVSGALGIQDHVIHFYQLQAMDWVDVMSALKADPKETAAIAKSLSDWPLSSATYFAGVQQKLKDSIAHGQYSIFTNGYWGHPAYKLPPEVNLLGVAHYLQALVWQRDMIKIHTILGGKNPHPNFLVGGMACAINMNNDQAINQFSLSYLKQLVQTCHDFIHKVYYPDIVAIAGFYKDYAHIGASNPNFFCTGDPSEINTGAPAGKGTIKPGVLLNGDYKNVLPFDQDKIKEFVTSAWYKYTEGRDAGLAPYDGETNADYNGPRPPYKWLSDHPQYTWVKAPRYDGHAMAVGPNARMMIGYAQGVPAIVERVDAACDKLGIPRDNAFLNSTLGRVYGRSLDALINVDMMVDQLQEMTDRIKNGETATFNPEKWEPETWPSSCKGVGWVEAPRGSLSHWVRIENGQTVNYQAVVPSTWNSSGRDAEGQMGPYEYSLAHTGKHPLVDPTRPVEPLRTVHSYDPCQSCAVHLFDEEGEAILTRQDP from the coding sequence ATGAGCAATTACACATCAGCGGACGTTCCGGAATCCAGCCGCGTAGTCATTGACCCCGTGACGCGCATTGAAGGCCACCTGCGCGTGGAGATGGAGGCCGGAGACGGCGTGATCAAGAACGCCTGGACCTCCACCACGCAGTACCGCGGCATTGAGGTGATCGCCTGCAAGCGGGACCCGCGGGACGTATGGGCCTTTGTGGAACGCATCTGCGGCGTATGCACAGGCACGCACGCCATTGCGGCCCTGGCCGCGGTGGAGGACGCCCTGCAATATCCCGTGCCCGTCCAGGTGCGCCTCATGCGGGACCTGGTCAGCGGCGCGCTGGGCATCCAGGACCACGTCATCCACTTTTACCAGCTCCAGGCCATGGACTGGGTGGACGTGATGTCCGCCCTGAAGGCGGACCCCAAGGAGACCGCCGCCATCGCCAAATCCCTTTCAGACTGGCCCCTGTCCTCCGCCACGTATTTTGCGGGCGTGCAGCAGAAGCTGAAGGATTCCATCGCCCACGGCCAGTATTCCATTTTCACGAACGGCTACTGGGGCCACCCGGCCTACAAGCTGCCGCCGGAGGTGAACCTGCTGGGCGTGGCGCACTACCTCCAGGCCCTGGTCTGGCAGCGGGACATGATTAAGATCCATACCATCCTGGGCGGCAAGAACCCGCACCCGAACTTCCTGGTGGGCGGCATGGCCTGCGCCATCAACATGAACAATGACCAGGCCATCAACCAGTTTTCCCTGAGCTACCTGAAACAGCTCGTCCAGACCTGCCATGACTTCATCCACAAGGTGTATTATCCGGACATCGTGGCCATTGCCGGATTTTACAAGGATTACGCCCACATCGGCGCGTCCAACCCCAACTTTTTCTGTACCGGGGACCCGTCCGAAATCAATACCGGAGCCCCCGCCGGCAAGGGAACGATCAAGCCCGGCGTGCTGCTGAACGGGGATTATAAAAACGTGCTTCCCTTTGACCAGGACAAGATCAAGGAATTCGTCACCAGCGCCTGGTACAAGTACACGGAAGGCCGGGACGCGGGCCTGGCCCCGTACGACGGGGAGACGAACGCGGATTACAACGGCCCCCGGCCGCCCTACAAGTGGCTTTCCGACCACCCGCAGTACACCTGGGTGAAGGCCCCGCGCTATGACGGCCACGCCATGGCCGTGGGCCCGAACGCCCGCATGATGATCGGCTACGCCCAGGGGGTGCCCGCCATCGTGGAGCGGGTGGACGCCGCCTGCGACAAGCTGGGCATTCCCCGTGACAACGCCTTCCTGAACTCCACGCTGGGCCGCGTGTACGGCCGCTCCCTGGACGCCCTGATCAACGTGGACATGATGGTGGACCAGCTCCAGGAAATGACGGACCGCATCAAGAATGGAGAGACCGCCACCTTCAACCCGGAAAAATGGGAGCCGGAAACCTGGCCCTCCTCCTGCAAGGGCGTGGGCTGGGTGGAAGCGCCCCGCGGCAGCCTGAGCCACTGGGTGCGGATTGAAAACGGCCAGACGGTGAATTACCAGGCCGTGGTGCCCAGCACCTGGAACAGCTCCGGCCGCGACGCGGAGGGGCAGATGGGGCCGTACGAGTATTCCCTGGCCCATACCGGAAAACACCCGCTGGTGGACCCCACCCGCCCGGTGGAGCCCCTGCGCACCGTTCACAGCTATGATCCGTGCCAATCCTGCGCCGTCCATTTGTTTGACGAGGAAGGGGAGGCCATTCTGACCAGACAGGACCCGTGA
- a CDS encoding HyaD/HybD family hydrogenase maturation endopeptidase, with product MNNYLSPALSMESEEYTEELRGCPVKGNAYPVLVLGVGNPLMGDDGIGVELAHRLQERDYGPLVHVEEGGTLGMTLLPLLEDADTVILLDAVRTGAPPGSVVTRSRDEIPRHFSHVISPHQIGMKEVLGAAQLCGTLPRAITLVGVEAGHTDFCQPMSAEVRGAVPQALELVETLISRALAEQDAHA from the coding sequence ATGAATAACTACCTTTCCCCCGCACTTTCCATGGAATCCGAGGAATATACGGAAGAACTCCGGGGCTGCCCCGTGAAGGGAAACGCCTATCCCGTGCTCGTGCTGGGCGTGGGCAACCCGCTGATGGGGGATGACGGCATAGGCGTGGAACTGGCGCACCGCCTCCAGGAGCGGGATTACGGCCCCCTGGTCCATGTGGAGGAAGGCGGCACGCTGGGCATGACCCTGCTGCCCCTGCTGGAAGACGCGGATACGGTCATCCTGCTGGACGCCGTCAGGACGGGAGCCCCTCCGGGGAGCGTGGTCACCCGGAGCAGGGATGAAATCCCGCGCCATTTTTCCCATGTCATTTCACCACACCAGATCGGCATGAAGGAGGTGCTGGGCGCGGCCCAGCTGTGCGGCACCCTGCCACGCGCCATCACGCTGGTGGGAGTGGAGGCGGGGCATACGGACTTTTGCCAGCCCATGTCCGCAGAGGTGCGTGGTGCCGTGCCGCAGGCGCTGGAGCTGGTGGAAACCCTTATTTCCCGTGCGCTGGCGGAACAGGACGCGCATGCATGA
- a CDS encoding hydrogenase maturation nickel metallochaperone HypA, translated as MHEVGIMEGALDMARQLMEKNGGTRLMRVHMTIGSLSGVVPEALQSAFLALRDAYAAQDAALDVTWVEALCHCDACRADFFFTEHGYICPGCGDPALAILRGRELELTRVEWE; from the coding sequence ATGCATGAGGTAGGCATCATGGAAGGGGCGCTGGACATGGCCCGGCAGCTCATGGAAAAGAACGGGGGAACCCGGCTGATGCGCGTGCACATGACCATCGGCAGCCTGAGCGGCGTGGTGCCGGAGGCCCTTCAATCCGCCTTCCTGGCCCTGAGAGACGCTTATGCGGCGCAAGACGCCGCCCTGGACGTCACCTGGGTGGAAGCCCTGTGCCATTGCGACGCGTGCCGCGCGGATTTTTTCTTCACGGAACACGGCTACATCTGCCCCGGCTGCGGGGACCCCGCCCTGGCCATCCTGCGCGGGCGGGAGCTGGAGCTGACCCGCGTGGAGTGGGAGTAA
- a CDS encoding cytochrome b/b6 domain-containing protein, which yields MKTILIDNDLTLVVEDAIPATPADTPQKVLALAVCASPDGSADPGDLALLHAAKERNVALPYAQQKDSWEAPSRERPYSTVMLKATDREDAAPFMVARGSLRALEKLCEAGHQERERIGKAFEEFSSSGFEPVAIAVHRPGAPWQLLGVVPMHAMRDVRSLAKAKANFRYFHVWDWPLRVLHWTWVFCIIGLAATGICIAEGWFLKMGDLHGAFQFGTLRFVHYALGWTLVVVMMLRFSCFFMASNKYQSFRALFPISRQQWKDLFATAWDYVCARSALAPRYIGHNPLQQWTYTGVYVLFTTMVVTGLALYALYEPRHWFYHWFMPLNDLIGIPYVRLVHLIGMWCFIIFAMIHVYLSVLSGNVDRDGTISSMFSGGRWLRKGVKFRDE from the coding sequence GTGAAAACGATTCTCATAGACAATGACCTCACCCTGGTGGTGGAGGACGCCATTCCGGCCACCCCGGCGGATACGCCGCAGAAGGTCCTGGCCCTGGCCGTCTGCGCCTCTCCGGACGGCAGCGCGGACCCCGGGGACCTGGCCCTGCTCCACGCCGCCAAGGAGCGGAACGTGGCGCTCCCATATGCCCAGCAGAAGGACTCCTGGGAGGCCCCCTCCCGGGAAAGGCCGTACAGCACGGTCATGCTGAAAGCCACGGACAGGGAGGACGCCGCCCCCTTCATGGTGGCGCGCGGCAGCCTGAGGGCCCTGGAAAAATTGTGTGAGGCGGGCCACCAGGAAAGGGAGCGCATCGGGAAGGCTTTTGAGGAGTTTTCCTCCTCCGGCTTTGAACCCGTAGCCATCGCCGTGCACCGCCCCGGCGCTCCGTGGCAGCTGCTGGGCGTGGTGCCCATGCACGCCATGCGGGACGTGCGCAGCCTGGCCAAGGCCAAGGCGAACTTCCGCTACTTCCACGTATGGGACTGGCCGCTGCGCGTGCTGCACTGGACCTGGGTTTTCTGCATCATCGGCTTGGCGGCTACCGGCATCTGCATTGCGGAAGGGTGGTTCCTGAAAATGGGGGACCTGCACGGGGCCTTCCAGTTCGGCACGCTCCGCTTCGTGCACTACGCGCTGGGGTGGACCCTGGTGGTGGTGATGATGCTCCGCTTTTCCTGCTTCTTCATGGCGTCCAACAAGTACCAGAGCTTCCGCGCCCTTTTCCCCATTTCCAGGCAGCAGTGGAAGGACCTGTTCGCCACGGCGTGGGACTACGTGTGCGCCCGGAGCGCCCTGGCCCCCCGGTACATCGGCCATAATCCCCTGCAGCAGTGGACGTACACGGGCGTTTACGTCCTGTTCACCACCATGGTGGTGACCGGGCTGGCCCTGTATGCGCTGTACGAGCCGCGCCACTGGTTTTACCACTGGTTCATGCCGCTGAACGACCTGATAGGCATTCCGTACGTGCGCCTGGTGCACCTGATCGGCATGTGGTGCTTCATCATCTTTGCCATGATCCATGTGTACCTTTCCGTCCTCTCCGGGAACGTGGACCGGGACGGCACCATCTCCTCCATGTTCAGTGGCGGCCGCTGGCTGCGCAAGGGCGTCAAATTCCGGGATGAATAA
- a CDS encoding hydrogenase small subunit has product MKRTQQPSMQEAEQASLNHEILTTWRPGETLGEHMERRGVSRREFNKWCLKMIALMGVATVTGGVSNAQEIADKMAALKRPVVIWLQLQECTGCLESTIRSYNEEIGDMVLSAVSMPYVELLMAPSGDAANAALEEAIKEPHILVINGSVPVNDGGVYCTVAGDTVEHMLRHCAENASYILAVGSCAYFGSIQAARPNPTGAVGIRDILTDRTVINVPGCPPIGDVITAVIMYILTFDRAPECDLETRPLMAYGTRIHNNCPRRAHFDAGQFVNVFDDENARECFCLYKVGCKGPDTFSPCPIVKWNGGVSFPIQSGHPCIGCTELYFFDRMTPFYKTLPNVNGFGVEASANVIGAVGVAGAGAAIAAHAVGSAIHYKRQHMKEEANVSLPAFGDAPGSPDKETEE; this is encoded by the coding sequence ATGAAGCGCACTCAGCAACCTTCCATGCAGGAGGCGGAGCAGGCCTCCCTGAACCATGAGATATTAACCACCTGGCGCCCGGGGGAGACCCTGGGGGAACACATGGAGCGGCGCGGAGTCAGCCGGCGTGAGTTCAACAAGTGGTGCCTGAAGATGATCGCCCTGATGGGTGTGGCCACCGTGACGGGAGGCGTTTCCAACGCCCAGGAGATTGCGGACAAGATGGCCGCCCTGAAACGCCCGGTGGTCATCTGGCTCCAGCTCCAGGAGTGCACCGGGTGCCTGGAAAGCACCATCCGCAGTTATAACGAGGAGATCGGGGACATGGTGCTTTCCGCCGTCTCCATGCCTTACGTGGAGCTGCTGATGGCCCCCTCCGGGGACGCGGCCAACGCCGCGCTGGAAGAGGCCATCAAGGAACCCCATATCCTCGTCATCAACGGTTCCGTCCCGGTCAATGACGGCGGGGTGTACTGCACCGTGGCCGGGGATACGGTGGAGCACATGCTGCGCCACTGCGCGGAAAACGCCTCCTACATCCTGGCGGTGGGCTCCTGCGCGTATTTCGGCTCCATCCAGGCCGCCCGCCCCAACCCCACCGGGGCCGTGGGCATCCGGGACATCCTGACGGACCGCACGGTGATCAACGTGCCGGGCTGCCCCCCCATCGGGGATGTGATTACCGCCGTCATCATGTACATCCTCACCTTTGACCGCGCCCCGGAATGCGACCTGGAGACGCGCCCCCTGATGGCGTACGGCACCCGCATCCATAACAACTGCCCGCGCCGCGCCCACTTTGACGCCGGCCAGTTCGTCAACGTGTTTGACGACGAGAACGCGCGGGAATGCTTCTGCCTGTACAAGGTGGGCTGCAAGGGGCCGGATACGTTTTCCCCCTGCCCCATCGTGAAATGGAACGGAGGCGTCAGCTTCCCCATCCAGTCCGGCCACCCCTGCATCGGCTGCACGGAGCTGTACTTCTTTGACCGCATGACTCCCTTCTACAAGACGCTGCCCAACGTGAACGGCTTCGGCGTGGAGGCGTCCGCCAACGTGATAGGGGCGGTGGGCGTAGCGGGCGCCGGCGCGGCCATCGCCGCCCATGCCGTGGGCTCCGCCATCCATTACAAGCGGCAGCACATGAAGGAGGAGGCGAACGTGTCCCTCCCCGCCTTCGGTGACGCGCCCGGCTCCCCGGACAAGGAAACGGAAGAATAA